A window of Candidatus Dormiibacterota bacterium contains these coding sequences:
- a CDS encoding glycosyltransferase family 2 protein, whose amino-acid sequence MRKTVTFSIVTPSFNQADFLERTMNSVLGQEGNFKIEYIVADGGSTDRSAQIMKDYADRVKKGTYPLKCKGAKVIWWSRKDKGQSDAINKGWRKVTGDYVAYLNSDDLYTPGALEEARLAFEENPQADMVYSNWVDIDENDKVIEKHEVIPFDLDFEINTGNLIPQPTVFIKKHVLDEVGLLNPEYHYAMDYDLWVRIGQKFNILYIDAWWAAFRLHDSSKTVSLADKFWKEERAISRKYGGKFFSRLYFSHLRRNKPYIFEPIAKFYRAGRMVKHRRYGLFASKVRANLARLVK is encoded by the coding sequence ATGCGTAAAACAGTTACATTTTCAATCGTTACCCCATCCTTCAACCAGGCAGATTTTTTGGAAAGGACTATGAATAGCGTCCTTGGCCAAGAAGGTAACTTTAAAATCGAGTATATAGTAGCCGATGGAGGCTCTACAGACAGATCAGCCCAGATCATGAAGGATTACGCTGACCGGGTCAAAAAGGGCACCTACCCCCTAAAGTGCAAGGGCGCAAAAGTCATTTGGTGGAGTCGCAAGGACAAGGGCCAGTCCGACGCAATTAATAAGGGTTGGCGAAAAGTTACGGGAGACTATGTAGCCTATCTCAACTCAGACGATTTATACACCCCCGGGGCACTGGAAGAAGCCCGGCTGGCGTTCGAGGAGAACCCTCAGGCCGATATGGTTTACTCTAATTGGGTGGATATTGATGAAAACGATAAGGTTATAGAAAAGCATGAAGTAATTCCTTTTGATCTGGATTTCGAGATTAATACCGGTAATCTAATTCCTCAGCCAACCGTATTCATCAAAAAACATGTACTGGATGAAGTCGGTCTTCTTAACCCAGAGTACCACTACGCAATGGATTATGATTTATGGGTTCGGATCGGCCAGAAGTTCAATATCCTTTATATTGATGCCTGGTGGGCGGCCTTTAGGCTGCATGACAGCTCCAAAACGGTATCCTTGGCTGACAAATTCTGGAAGGAAGAAAGAGCTATTAGCCGTAAGTATGGAGGAAAGTTCTTCTCCAGACTGTACTTCAGCCACCTGCGCCGTAATAAACCTTATATTTTTGAACCGATCGCAAAATTTTATCGCGCTGGGCGGATGGTAAAACACAGGCGCTATGGCCTCTTTGCCTCTAAGGTTAGAGCTAACCTAGCACGGCTTGTTAAGTGA